One Bradyrhizobium sp. CCGB12 genomic window carries:
- a CDS encoding 2-keto-4-pentenoate hydratase, with protein MDKILEAAKAIALARRNHAPLAPLERPPADEAEGYQIQRALHDLLLPHAGPLVGYKIGCTSQVMQDYIGIPHPCGGGVFQKGVHESGAKLAASNYVRVGVECEIAVRLKRDLAAGEAPFTAEWVGEAVEAYQPAIEIVDDRYVKWETMGAPTLIADDFFAAGCVLGRLVPRSSVPDLNAVKGRAIVNGEEAGHGTGADVLGHPHNALAWLANHLAAEGKGLHAGQLVLTGSLVKTLWLKAGDKVRMELDGLGVVEAKFT; from the coding sequence ATGGACAAGATTCTCGAAGCCGCAAAGGCGATCGCGCTGGCGCGCCGCAACCATGCGCCGCTCGCGCCCCTTGAGCGTCCCCCCGCCGATGAAGCTGAGGGCTATCAGATCCAGCGCGCGCTGCACGATCTCCTGCTGCCCCATGCCGGGCCGCTCGTCGGCTACAAGATCGGCTGCACCAGCCAGGTGATGCAGGACTACATCGGCATCCCGCATCCCTGCGGCGGCGGCGTGTTCCAGAAGGGTGTCCATGAGAGCGGCGCCAAGCTCGCCGCCTCGAATTATGTCCGCGTCGGCGTCGAATGCGAGATCGCGGTGCGGCTGAAGCGCGACCTTGCCGCGGGCGAGGCGCCGTTCACGGCCGAATGGGTCGGCGAGGCCGTCGAGGCCTACCAACCCGCTATCGAGATCGTCGACGATCGCTACGTGAAGTGGGAGACGATGGGAGCGCCGACGCTGATCGCCGATGATTTCTTCGCCGCCGGCTGTGTGCTGGGACGCCTGGTTCCGCGCTCATCCGTGCCGGACCTGAACGCGGTCAAGGGTCGCGCCATCGTCAACGGCGAGGAGGCCGGTCACGGCACCGGCGCCGACGTGCTCGGCCATCCCCACAACGCGCTCGCCTGGCTCGCCAACCATCTCGCCGCCGAGGGCAAGGGCCTGCACGCGGGGCAGCTCGTGCTCACCGGCAGCCTGGTCAAGACGCTGTGGCTGAAGGCCGGCGACAAGGTGCGGATGGAACTGGACGGGCTGGGCGTGGTGGAGGCGAAGTTTACGTGA
- the flgH gene encoding flagellar basal body L-ring protein FlgH: protein MSAFSSAYRLRRIAISALLLASCALGGCSSIDRLSQIGEQPKLSAIDNPTTQPGYKPVQMPMPKPEVASYNPNSLWRNGSRAFFKDQRARQVGDLLTVTVNITDKANLSNETQRSRTASEDSGISDFIGSQTITQPLKVLPGRLLTTDSTSSSDGKGSVNRQEALQTNVAAVVTQVLPNGNLVVEGKQEIRVNYEIRELIVAGIVRPEDIQSDNTIDSSKIAQARIAYGGRGQIMDVQQPRYGQQVMDVLLPF from the coding sequence ATGTCTGCTTTCAGTTCGGCTTACCGTCTTCGTCGCATCGCGATCTCTGCCCTGCTGCTTGCCTCTTGCGCGCTGGGCGGCTGCTCCTCGATCGACCGCCTGTCGCAGATCGGCGAGCAACCGAAGCTCTCGGCGATCGACAATCCGACCACGCAGCCCGGCTACAAGCCGGTGCAGATGCCTATGCCGAAGCCGGAGGTCGCCTCCTACAATCCGAACTCGCTGTGGCGCAACGGCAGCCGCGCCTTCTTCAAGGACCAGCGCGCCCGCCAGGTCGGCGACCTCCTGACCGTGACCGTGAATATCACCGACAAGGCCAACCTCTCCAACGAGACCCAGCGCAGCCGCACCGCCTCGGAAGATTCGGGCATTTCGGATTTTATCGGCAGCCAGACGATCACGCAGCCGCTCAAGGTCCTGCCCGGTCGCCTTCTCACCACCGACTCGACCTCCTCCAGCGACGGCAAAGGCTCGGTCAATCGGCAGGAAGCATTGCAGACCAACGTCGCTGCCGTCGTGACTCAGGTGCTGCCGAACGGCAACCTCGTGGTCGAAGGGAAGCAGGAGATCCGCGTCAACTACGAGATCCGCGAGCTCATAGTAGCAGGCATCGTCCGCCCCGAAGACATCCAGAGCGACAACACAATCGACTCCTCCAAGATCGCACAGGCACGCATCGCCTATGGCGGCCGCGGCCAGATCATGGACGTGCAGCAACCGCGCTACGGCCAGCAAGTCATGGACGTGCTGCTGCCCTTCTGA
- the flgA gene encoding flagellar basal body P-ring formation chaperone FlgA translates to MIRITLATISALLALALPAAAADDFIATPTLRASVAVTSDVVRVGDLIDNAGSAALIPVYRSPDLGTTGTLTVAQVLSVLRAKQVIGVMTGDIKEVQVTRLARTLANKDLENAVASALERRFGLGDAANITVTFDRGISDMRLDASNSGALQPVATRYDARSGRFDIAFEINNDNHPTPTKLRFTGTAIETVEVAVLTRDIDRTELLKSSDVSLERRPKAEVTGEPASRDRTIGMQLRRAMRAGMPIRVADIVKPDFVVRDQSVTIIYQVPGLYLTTRGKAIESGAEGDTVSVLNLQSKRTLTGVVTGRGQVTVLGASQSAPMASAVEQTSSLKRDEAPAPVDTAALLRNLVQTPASPAQIAEAQIPQARVSQAQAK, encoded by the coding sequence ATGATCCGGATCACCCTCGCCACGATCTCCGCCCTTCTCGCGCTGGCGCTGCCGGCCGCGGCGGCCGACGATTTCATCGCGACGCCGACGCTGCGCGCGAGCGTTGCCGTGACCTCGGACGTGGTGCGGGTCGGCGATCTCATCGACAACGCAGGATCTGCCGCGCTGATCCCGGTCTACCGCTCGCCCGATCTCGGCACCACCGGCACGCTGACGGTCGCGCAGGTGCTGTCGGTGCTCCGCGCAAAACAGGTGATCGGCGTGATGACCGGCGACATCAAGGAGGTCCAGGTCACCCGCCTCGCCCGTACGCTCGCCAACAAGGACCTCGAAAACGCGGTCGCTTCCGCGCTCGAGCGCCGCTTCGGCCTCGGGGACGCCGCCAACATCACCGTCACGTTCGACCGCGGCATCTCCGACATGCGGCTGGATGCCTCCAACAGCGGCGCGCTCCAGCCGGTCGCAACCCGCTATGACGCCCGCAGCGGCCGTTTCGACATCGCCTTCGAGATCAACAACGACAACCATCCGACGCCGACCAAGCTCCGCTTCACCGGCACCGCGATCGAGACGGTGGAAGTGGCCGTACTGACGCGCGACATCGACCGCACCGAGCTCTTGAAATCCTCCGACGTCTCGTTGGAGCGCCGGCCGAAGGCCGAGGTCACCGGCGAGCCCGCCTCGCGCGACCGCACCATCGGAATGCAGCTGCGCCGGGCGATGCGGGCAGGCATGCCGATCCGCGTCGCCGACATCGTCAAGCCCGACTTCGTGGTGCGCGACCAATCCGTCACCATCATCTACCAGGTGCCCGGCCTCTACCTCACCACGCGCGGCAAGGCGATCGAGAGCGGCGCTGAAGGCGACACCGTCAGCGTCCTCAATTTGCAATCCAAGCGCACGCTGACCGGCGTTGTCACCGGCCGCGGCCAGGTCACCGTGCTGGGCGCCAGCCAGTCCGCGCCGATGGCTTCGGCAGTCGAGCAGACCTCCTCGCTTAAGCGCGACGAAGCACCGGCCCCCGTCGACACCGCAGCTCTCCTCCGGAACCTGGTCCAGACCCCCGCGTCGCCGGCCCAGATCGCAGAAGCCCAGATCCCGCAAGCTCGCGTCTCGCAAGCTCAAGCAAAGTAA